The Candidatus Binatia bacterium DNA window TCCGTTAAAATGACCTATGCCCGGCAGCAGTTTTGGCCATGCACTAAGGATTACGACTGCGGGCGAAAGCCACGGTCCCGCCAACGTCGTCATCATCGACGGAGTGCCTCCCGGAATCGCGCTTTCGGTCGAGGACCTGCTCGTCGATCTGGACCGGCGCCGCCCGGGCCAGAGCCGGATCGTCACCCAGCGCCAGGAGTCGGACGTCCCGCAGATCCTGTCCGGGGTCTTCGAGGGCGTGACCACCGGTACGTCGCTGGCGATCCTGATCGCCAACGAGGACCAGCGAAGCCGCGACTACGACGAGATCAAGGAGCTCTATCGCCCCGGCCACGCGGACTTCACGTTCGACGCGAAGTATGGTGTGCGAGATTACCGCGGAGGCGGACGTTCGAGCGCGCGCGAGACCAATGTCCGGGTAGCCGCCGGTGTCGTCGCCAAGCGCATACTGGCCGAGGCCTGCGGGGCCCGCGTCGTCGGGTACGTACGGCAGGTCGGCGAGATCCGTGCCGACATCCCCTCCCCCTCGGATGTCACGCTGGAGCAGGTCGAGACGCTGCCCGACGGAAGCCCGAACATCGTGCGCTGCCCCGATCCGTCGGCGGCAGCGCGGATGGTCGAGCTGATCGAGGGCCTGCGAAAGCAGCAGGACTCGGTGGGCGGCCTGGCCGAGATCGTCGCGACGGGAGTTCCGGCGGGCCTCGGCGAGCCGGTCTTCGACAAGCTCAAGGCCGACCTGGCCAAGGCGCTGCTCAGCCTGCCGGC harbors:
- the aroC gene encoding chorismate synthase → MPGSSFGHALRITTAGESHGPANVVIIDGVPPGIALSVEDLLVDLDRRRPGQSRIVTQRQESDVPQILSGVFEGVTTGTSLAILIANEDQRSRDYDEIKELYRPGHADFTFDAKYGVRDYRGGGRSSARETNVRVAAGVVAKRILAEACGARVVGYVRQVGEIRADIPSPSDVTLEQVETLPDGSPNIVRCPDPSAAARMVELIEGLRKQQDSVGGLAEIVATGVPAGLGEPVFDKLKADLAKALLSLPAVMAFEYGDGMAVAQARGSQNNDVFETDEAGAVRTRTNRHGGMLGGISSGMPIVVRAAVKPTSSLPLSQETVTRGGEAATVRTKGRHDPCLLPRFVPMGEAMVALVLADHFLRWRAQRGVVRSDG